Part of the Zygotorulaspora mrakii chromosome 2, complete sequence genome, AGCAGGTTCCATCTCGTGAAACTTTCCAATTCTGAGGCCGGTGAGTTATCAAGAACATCATCGAgtgttttgaatttcagTTTGGCTGGCTCAGTAGGAAAACCAACATCTCCATTATATATCGGTAGGTGATCTATGTTAAGCAGCCCCTTTGCAGGCCTCGTTTCGTATTCAGAGGTTGTCCTAGAAAAGGCCAGCAGATCGTTAATTGGTTGCGGCATACCGAATAGAGATTTCTCATCCAACGTTTGCTGTCCCGTAGCCACAAACTCACGCAGCAACATTACTGTATTTGAATGATGTTTCTCTTTGATAAGCCACGTCTTATTTTTGGAGCACAACACCACATCAGACTTTTCGTTATTCACGGCTTTAAATTTTATCTCAGACTGCGAAGTGTTTTCCAGAGTTTCAAGAAGATCTGGTGCTAATTGAACTAATTTGTAGGAGCTGTCATGtatcaattttgaatatagaTTAGCTGACATCCTACACAGAGGTGCCCattggttttttttcaattataTTTTACGCGTCAATCAAGCTCGAAGTTGTAGCCTTGCCAGTATTTTTCCCCAAATCACTTTATCCCAGAAAGTTCAAGAAGTAAACAAAGGTTTATGAAAAGGATGTAGaattgaacttgaaaaaacaataaataataatattttttcatgacCAATTTGTGATATTAAATCGTATCCAGACATTTTGATTCGGAATAgcaattgagaaaatgcTAGAGAGGCGTGAGAACTCATTAGAAATGACTGCTGCTGATCTCTCATCCGCATACCTGCATGAAGTGAGACATGAGATGGGTCATGCTGATCCAGATGCAGCAACTGATATAATACTTTTCGGGAATCTTTTGGAGCATGAAGTCGAAAGAAGGCAGTGGGTCAAAGATAGAACGCCCAAGGAATGGATCCAACAAGTATTTAGGGATTCTGCGGTTTTCCATGGCATCGATGAGCTTATATGGGGCGAATTTCTGGTTTGCATTTATAAAGATCCAATTACAAATATGATCAGTGCACTttttattgataaattaGGTGTTACACATTTCAACCCGGTAGATATCACCAACAAATCTCAGTTTTATCCTGCCATTGAAAATCTGACTGACAATGATAAAGATTCCAATGTAAAAAAATCTATTGCTGTTTCACTGTTGCGAAAATATGCACAACTCTCGTCGAAAGATGTATCAAGACTACAACCAGATGGTCTCCGATTTAACTACGATCCAACACATGCTGGTGATCTAGCAAGTAGATGCAAACTTGTGGAGTCATGTGCTCCGGAAACTATGGGTACAAGGATACTATCGCAAGGCAGTCTACAGCGGCGTTGTAACAAATCGATCCTTTTAGATGTAATATATGAGCGCAAAGAGAGTTTGACTGAGATAAATAACAAACTGGTTTTCCATCTAGGAGAACAGCTTGAGCAACTCTTTAACCCTTTGACAGAATATTCACCGGAGCAGACAGAATACACGTACAAACCACCAGATTACGATCCTATGAGCCATAGGACTAGCAGTAAAGTCGTCTCCATAATTGATGAACTCTTGCAGTTACAAACGAACTTCACTTTCTCCTTGGTTGAGTTCCTTCAGGGATTTCTTATAAGTTTGAGAATCAAAGTATTGAATGAACAGATCAAAGATTTGTCCACCGTTAAACTAAACCGCTTATTTCCTCCAACCATTGATGAAGTAACAAGAATAAATTGCATATTTCTGGATTCTTTGAAGGCAGCAACGCCATTTGGAGCCCTGGAGATTTTGAAGGCCTGCAGCGCCACGATACCGTACTTCTATAAGGCTTACACAAGACATGAAGCTGCGactaaaaattttgttaaAAACTTTAAACTTTTCCTGAAAAGTTTCGAATATTGCATTCCACGAGATAATGGCTATTCCAATATGAAGATTGAGAGTATAATCAATGGTCCTCAAGAGAAACTCGTCAAACTTAAATTAATTATAGACCGATTATACAGGACGGAGGAGTGGCCCCCAAATGAACAAGAGGAAGCGAAAAGCAACTTTGATAATATTGCCTTGGCAATAGATTCATTTGGGAAGATGAAGTCTCCATTGAGCTCATACAACACTAGAGTATTCACGCCATCCGGAAAGATATTGACAGAACTTGCCAAAGGCTGGCCCGAAGAGTTACAGTATAAATGGCTTAAGCGTAGAGTCGTAGGTGTGTTTGATGTTGTTGGGAATGACGAAAATAAGGAACGTCAAGTTCTAGTTATTTTTAGTGACTATATTGTCTTTCTCGAAGTGGTAAATGGCAGCCAGTATTATTCTGGTACCAATAACAATAAGCCTAAAATTGCTGACATATTAATGAATTCCCTTATCAATGAAGTTCCTCTGCCCACAAGAATTCCAAAATTAAAAGTGCACAACTACTGCTACATCGACGATATCATTGTCACAGAGCTGGAAAACCAGTCCCTCAGATTCGATGCTTACCGTGGCGttaattcattttcagttaCATGCAGGCTATCCACAAAATCGGCATCTGCTTCTACAGTAGCAGGCTTGGTTACCAAGGCTAAAATACTAGAAAAAGAGACAGCATTTCATCTATTCAAAGCCAACttagaagaaaatgaaatttattCAACAGCACACGAGCTAGAAGCatacaaaaatgaaacattGAAATCCAAATTCGGCCTCTTCTTAAACATGAATCCTTCAAGGCAGGTGCTCGCGGGAAGCCGTTCCCATGTTGCCATTTTTGCTAGCTTCATCAGTGACATGGATGCGAGCGACGTTCAGCTGACTATATTGACAAGCGATGGAAGGGAAAATGCAAGTGTTGTGTCGCCAGAGGACATGATTCTCCGGATTTTCGAAGTGTTGAAACATGAAGTACCAATCTGCTACTCCTCGTTATATTCCCCACTGTTACCGGCTCTGCTGAAGATAAATGAGCAAATAGTTCACAAAGTTCTATACAGCGCTGATCCCTCTGATAAATTCACAAACAACACAGAAGGTGACGCTTTGACATTCACGCAAGAccatgagaaaaaaaaatcatttggAACTATCACGACTTTTAGAAGTTACACTAGTGACTACAAAGATGTAGAGAGCAATCAGTCTCGCGTATCAAGATCAGGAACtgccaaaaatgaaactttGGGTGTTGAAAAGTCTCATAAAATAGAAGTGAAAGCTCCTAAAGCCATCAATTCTAAGAACAAAGGGAGAATCAACTCtaagaaaaggaagagtATTATTGATGTCTTCAAAGGActgtttgaaatcaaaagatcCGGGAAGAAGGAGGCGGATATTGCAGGCACTGTAAAGATTAGCAAACCAATTGTGAAAAGAGGGACGAATGAGAGATTAccgaaaaagaaagctgcCTCGCAAGAGGTAAAAGATCCCTTAAAACAACGTGAACATAAGACAGGAGGCGATAGAATTACATCAGTGATAAAACACAAAGAGTTTGCATCAAATGAAGGCATAGATATAGCTTCTCAAAATACAAGCAAAAATGAACCTAATGAACATATACGAAATAATATActcaaagaacaaaaatcCTTCGAATCTATTTCAAGGGATCCAGCAGAAAAAAGCTCAAAGGACCGAAGTATCGCCACAGCACAAGATGAAGATTCTACTGCACAGGGACCTTCTGGAGTAGCTCAAGCTACTTCTTTAAGAGAATCTGTCCACTCAATATTATCACAAACCCTCAAACTTCCAGAAACTCCTGAATCCCGTAAGGTTGGAGATTGTGCGGCTCCAAATGGAGTACAAATACACTCTGCCGGTCAAAATGGATTTTATAGAGGTCAATCACGACAAAGTCAGCTGTTCAACGACGATCTTTACGGAGAGCTTGCAGTTGAAGCA contains:
- the BUD3 gene encoding Bud3p (similar to Saccharomyces cerevisiae BUD3 (YCL014W); ancestral locus Anc_1.406); the protein is MLERRENSLEMTAADLSSAYLHEVRHEMGHADPDAATDIILFGNLLEHEVERRQWVKDRTPKEWIQQVFRDSAVFHGIDELIWGEFLVCIYKDPITNMISALFIDKLGVTHFNPVDITNKSQFYPAIENLTDNDKDSNVKKSIAVSLLRKYAQLSSKDVSRLQPDGLRFNYDPTHAGDLASRCKLVESCAPETMGTRILSQGSLQRRCNKSILLDVIYERKESLTEINNKLVFHLGEQLEQLFNPLTEYSPEQTEYTYKPPDYDPMSHRTSSKVVSIIDELLQLQTNFTFSLVEFLQGFLISLRIKVLNEQIKDLSTVKLNRLFPPTIDEVTRINCIFLDSLKAATPFGALEILKACSATIPYFYKAYTRHEAATKNFVKNFKLFLKSFEYCIPRDNGYSNMKIESIINGPQEKLVKLKLIIDRLYRTEEWPPNEQEEAKSNFDNIALAIDSFGKMKSPLSSYNTRVFTPSGKILTELAKGWPEELQYKWLKRRVVGVFDVVGNDENKERQVLVIFSDYIVFLEVVNGSQYYSGTNNNKPKIADILMNSLINEVPLPTRIPKLKVHNYCYIDDIIVTELENQSLRFDAYRGVNSFSVTCRLSTKSASASTVAGLVTKAKILEKETAFHLFKANLEENEIYSTAHELEAYKNETLKSKFGLFLNMNPSRQVLAGSRSHVAIFASFISDMDASDVQLTILTSDGRENASVVSPEDMILRIFEVLKHEVPICYSSLYSPLLPALLKINEQIVHKVLYSADPSDKFTNNTEGDALTFTQDHEKKKSFGTITTFRSYTSDYKDVESNQSRVSRSGTAKNETLGVEKSHKIEVKAPKAINSKNKGRINSKKRKSIIDVFKGLFEIKRSGKKEADIAGTVKISKPIVKRGTNERLPKKKAASQEVKDPLKQREHKTGGDRITSVIKHKEFASNEGIDIASQNTSKNEPNEHIRNNILKEQKSFESISRDPAEKSSKDRSIATAQDEDSTAQGPSGVAQATSLRESVHSILSQTLKLPETPESRKVGDCAAPNGVQIHSAGQNGFYRGQSRQSQLFNDDLYGELAVEAAKEKSSDSSAETVSGHNTKEVDAQKNHPDTTAPIQIIESPTIKQITPSEQIGSEKRISTVENFEVNISQYDGKETTEKNRIFPIIPTLDPPKLGFERSTSFVELFRGMRLILDENDAQYNWKRLSSESSLNEKQAFIAPIQNAHIFKTLAQDPDRRLGPPQEGNQIEMVKIPSSPTGKLSTEDSSGIPDLANDTSARKLNNSNQSVVLQNIPGLPLDDSESKLNTQPKPSFLAAPNFKVLRTSPTRIVNKLTKLHEVNRDSLNYDISLPLDLDMVSNKRWVELELPSQEDLQGDKFYTPAEQHNSEFPKEALEIDDHSTASEFAKEANETSQETSIEDSSKLIDAEDLLEDMEFSSFHMTFDASVSKDDISNYTSSPVQHDNNVNPQCPTTRHVRQEPVLYRLPKDIFSTSRTISQLNDGGIGERIGHGRNPSLDDDPIWVSPSKIDFYNLSKDSEESTMANRKAAALLEYPYDNKTYEHHNEDTNSLRELSYAYLASFVGSDQESERFDDKPVRLHFCD